One genomic window of Acomys russatus chromosome 29, mAcoRus1.1, whole genome shotgun sequence includes the following:
- the Tmco2 gene encoding transmembrane and coiled-coil domain-containing protein 2: MPTSPATSSSWDNLLNALARSSVWNWLQATFMGETNVPQPTNLGVLDNLAPAVQIILAVSFLILLVIGLFALWKRSVRSIQKVVVFVITLYQLYKKGSDFFQALLANPEGNGQQIPDKSNIFLSLGLQEKILKKLQVVENKVKDLEGMIVTQRPAVKRDCSSEPYCSCSDCQSPLPTSGFTSTSEM; the protein is encoded by the exons atgccaacaTCTCCAGCCACAAGCTCTTCCTGGGACAACCTCTTAAATGCCCTTGCTCGCAGCTCAGTATGGAATTGGTTACAAGCAACCTTTATGGGAGAGACTAATGTGCCTCAGCCAACCAACTTGGGGGTACTAGACAACCTCGCACCAGCAGTGCAAATCATCCTAGCGGTCTCCTTTTTGATTTTGTTGGTGATTGGATTATTCGCCTTATGGAAACGAAGTGTGCGGTCAATCCAG aaagttgtGGTGTTTGTGATCACGCTCTATCAACTTTACAAGAAGGGCTCAGACTTTTTTCAGGCTTTGCTAGCCAACCCAGAAGGAAATGGTCAACAGATTCCAGACAAGAGTAATATCTTCCTGTCATTGGGTCTGCaagaaaaaattctgaaaaagCTTCAGGTGGTGGAAAACAAAgtgaaggacctggaggggatgaTCGTCACCCAGAGACCTGCCGTGAAGCGGGACTGCTCCTCTGAGCCGTACTGCAGCTGCTCCGACTGCCAGAGTCCCTTGCCCACATCAGGGTTTACTTCTACATCTGAAATGTGA